A genomic stretch from Terriglobales bacterium includes:
- a CDS encoding ComEC/Rec2 family competence protein: MPAAAPAAVRENAQAPLLWLALGFAAGILLARYAWRPPLWWFVAAIALLIGAVIFLRRNLALASALAIAAMLPLGALALAGQVAAGRAPDLAPFTRGDIITVTAHVSRELGARGDRQLVDLETEELKINYDDDRPAIVVPMRVGMRLDLSPERYTEDEDDDAGTRAFTYGQRLRFDATPRLPRNFGNPGSFDYKGYLADRGILALVSARADRVESLPGFAGTHPGLWRTRARRAVLDALARLFSPHDAALLSAMLISERSLLDRDTRTAFQRSGVYHLLVVAGLHLGVIALFIYWLLRRLRLPVVLATAGAVAAAIAFAWLNDDGAPVWRATLMLSVYLAARLVYRERAPLNAIGAAALVMLAVDPRALFGAGFQMSFTAVLAIVAIAAPLVERTSAPYRRALAHLQSADLDLSLPPRLAQFRLDLRLMAGRIASLLPAKIIRWTSRQISDAAVTLAARAIFRMFEVLVVSAVLQLAMALPMALYFHRSVTLGVPANILAVPVAGLLLPAAMVAVSLSFVALPLAQAAAAFAAACLHFIEGAAGAVSQVRIADLRVSTPGVSVVLACVLAALAAALLVRRRRVFAVSACVLLIAPAAWLSAPHPAPQFRPGVLEVTAIDVSQGDSLLVVSPQGKTLLIDGGGALGPMRSEFDYGEDVVSPYLWQRGITQLDAVALTHAHQDHIGGLRAVLRNFRPPELWVGANPPVAAYTELLKTAAELGVNVVHHAEGGEFSFGGASVRVLAPPSDWQPANRAGNNDSLALKLTFGATSALLPGDAEKKVERRIAEEGPAADLLKVSHHGSATSTTPELLAATHPRFAVISAGFHNNFGHPRPEVVRRLAAAQVTTFRTDTHGAVTFYLDGRSVTPTLPSLR; the protein is encoded by the coding sequence ATGCCAGCAGCCGCACCCGCCGCTGTCCGCGAGAACGCGCAGGCGCCGTTGCTCTGGCTCGCCCTCGGCTTCGCTGCCGGAATTCTGCTCGCCCGTTACGCCTGGCGGCCGCCGCTGTGGTGGTTCGTTGCGGCGATCGCGCTGCTCATCGGCGCCGTCATTTTTCTCCGCCGAAACCTGGCGCTCGCCTCCGCGCTCGCGATCGCCGCCATGCTGCCGCTCGGCGCGCTCGCACTCGCCGGCCAGGTCGCCGCTGGCCGCGCACCCGATCTCGCACCTTTCACCCGCGGCGACATCATCACCGTCACGGCGCATGTCTCTCGCGAACTCGGCGCGCGCGGCGACCGCCAACTGGTTGACCTCGAAACCGAAGAGTTGAAGATCAATTACGACGACGATCGCCCGGCCATCGTCGTACCCATGCGCGTCGGCATGCGGCTGGACCTCTCTCCGGAGCGCTACACCGAAGACGAAGACGACGATGCCGGCACGCGCGCCTTCACCTACGGCCAGCGCCTGCGCTTCGACGCCACACCGCGCCTTCCGCGCAACTTCGGCAATCCCGGCTCGTTCGACTACAAGGGCTACCTCGCCGATCGCGGCATCCTCGCGCTGGTCTCCGCGCGCGCAGATCGCGTGGAATCGCTTCCCGGATTTGCCGGCACCCACCCCGGCCTATGGCGCACCCGGGCCCGCCGCGCCGTCCTCGACGCGCTCGCGCGCCTGTTCTCGCCGCATGACGCCGCGCTGCTCTCCGCCATGCTCATCAGCGAGCGCTCGTTGCTCGACCGCGACACGCGTACCGCCTTCCAGCGCAGCGGCGTCTATCACCTGCTCGTCGTCGCCGGCCTTCACCTCGGCGTGATCGCTCTCTTTATTTATTGGCTGCTGCGCCGCCTGCGGCTGCCGGTCGTGCTCGCCACGGCGGGCGCCGTGGCCGCCGCCATCGCGTTCGCCTGGTTGAATGACGACGGCGCTCCCGTCTGGCGCGCCACGCTCATGCTCAGCGTGTACCTGGCGGCGCGGCTCGTCTACCGCGAGCGCGCGCCGCTGAACGCCATCGGCGCGGCGGCGCTGGTGATGCTGGCGGTGGATCCGCGTGCGCTCTTCGGCGCCGGCTTCCAGATGTCGTTCACCGCTGTCCTCGCCATCGTCGCGATCGCCGCGCCACTCGTTGAGCGAACATCCGCGCCGTATCGCCGCGCCCTCGCTCACCTCCAGAGCGCCGATCTCGACCTCTCGCTGCCCCCGCGGCTGGCGCAGTTTCGCCTCGACCTGCGCCTCATGGCCGGGCGCATCGCTTCGCTTCTGCCGGCAAAGATCATCCGTTGGACATCGCGCCAGATCAGCGACGCCGCCGTCACACTCGCCGCGCGCGCGATCTTTCGCATGTTCGAGGTCCTGGTCGTCTCGGCCGTGCTGCAACTCGCCATGGCGCTGCCCATGGCGCTCTACTTCCATCGCTCGGTCACGCTCGGAGTTCCGGCCAACATCCTCGCCGTGCCCGTCGCCGGACTGCTGCTGCCGGCGGCGATGGTTGCCGTCTCGCTCAGCTTCGTCGCTCTGCCGCTGGCGCAAGCCGCGGCCGCGTTCGCCGCCGCTTGCCTGCACTTCATCGAAGGCGCCGCCGGCGCCGTCTCGCAGGTGCGAATCGCCGACCTGCGCGTCTCCACGCCCGGCGTCAGCGTCGTGCTCGCCTGCGTGCTCGCGGCCCTCGCCGCCGCGCTGCTGGTGCGCCGCAGGCGCGTCTTCGCAGTGTCGGCGTGTGTCTTGCTCATCGCCCCGGCCGCCTGGTTGAGCGCGCCGCACCCGGCGCCGCAATTCCGCCCCGGGGTTCTGGAAGTCACCGCCATCGACGTCTCGCAGGGCGACTCGCTCCTCGTCGTCTCGCCGCAAGGCAAGACGCTGCTCATCGACGGTGGCGGCGCGCTTGGCCCCATGCGCTCCGAGTTCGATTATGGCGAAGACGTCGTGTCGCCGTACTTGTGGCAGCGCGGCATCACGCAACTCGACGCCGTCGCGCTCACGCACGCGCACCAGGACCACATCGGCGGATTGCGCGCCGTGCTGCGCAACTTCCGTCCGCCCGAGTTGTGGGTTGGGGCCAATCCGCCGGTGGCGGCCTATACCGAATTACTGAAGACCGCTGCGGAACTCGGCGTCAACGTCGTCCATCACGCCGAAGGCGGCGAGTTTTCTTTCGGCGGCGCTTCCGTTCGCGTCCTCGCTCCGCCCTCCGACTGGCAGCCCGCCAACCGCGCCGGCAACAACGATTCGCTCGCCCTCAAGCTCACCTTCGGCGCAACCTCAGCCCTGCTTCCCGGCGACGCGGAAAAGAAAGTCGAGCGCCGCATCGCCGAAGAAGGTCCCGCCGCCGACCTGCTCAAGGTCTCGCACCACGGCAGCGCAACCTCGACCACGCCGGAGCTGCTGGCGGCCACACACCCGCGCTTCGCCGTCATCTCCGCCGGCTTCCACAACAATTTTGGACATCCGCGGCCGGAGGTGGTCCGGCGATTGGCCGCGGCACAGGTCACGACCTTCCGCACCGACACGCATGGCGCCGTCACGTTCTATCTCGACGGGCGCAGCGTGACGCCTACGCTGCCGAGTCTTCGTTGA
- a CDS encoding DUF2007 domain-containing protein — translation MANEPEEVTEGEGEDNRELVEVFDTQQESEAMVVRGLLESAGLEALMSSLDAPQDVLPGVGGVIVRVPAGQAGEARRIIEEYRQSPGSEPEPPPINEDSAA, via the coding sequence ATGGCGAACGAACCGGAAGAAGTGACGGAAGGCGAAGGCGAGGACAACCGCGAGCTGGTTGAAGTTTTCGACACGCAGCAGGAATCGGAAGCGATGGTCGTGCGCGGGCTGCTGGAGTCGGCGGGCCTGGAGGCGCTGATGAGCTCGCTCGACGCGCCGCAGGACGTGCTGCCCGGAGTGGGCGGCGTGATCGTCCGCGTTCCGGCCGGCCAGGCGGGCGAGGCGCGGCGCATCATCGAAGAATACCGGCAGTCGCCGGGCAGCGAGCCCGAGCCGCCGCCGATCAACGAAGACTCGGCAGCGTAG
- a CDS encoding DUF3108 domain-containing protein produces MLCAATLLPGQSPPQAAITGSIQPPPSGFQFPNNTTYVYEVEWRLWNAGTATIKMENLAGEQHVHVEADSAGFVSLLYKVHDRFDSYFDPRTFCSSRILKHTEEGLRKRDTAIRFNAARGKAELAETNLRSNERKQAEHDIPACVTDVISALLYAGSLPLADGATYVFPLADGSDTVDVKLHVQGREQVKTQAGTFRAVKTEPEANKGVLKERGRVWVWFTDDAQRIPVQMRARLFWGTLTFKLLRVEK; encoded by the coding sequence TTGCTTTGCGCCGCGACGCTTCTGCCTGGGCAATCGCCGCCGCAGGCGGCGATCACCGGCAGCATCCAGCCGCCGCCCTCCGGGTTCCAGTTTCCCAACAACACGACGTATGTGTACGAGGTCGAGTGGCGGCTGTGGAACGCGGGCACGGCCACGATCAAAATGGAGAACCTCGCCGGCGAGCAGCATGTCCACGTCGAAGCCGACTCGGCGGGATTCGTCTCGCTGCTCTACAAGGTGCACGACCGCTTCGATTCCTACTTCGATCCGCGGACCTTCTGCTCGTCGCGCATCCTGAAGCACACCGAAGAAGGACTGCGGAAGCGCGATACCGCGATCCGCTTCAATGCCGCGCGCGGCAAGGCCGAACTGGCAGAGACGAACCTGCGCTCCAACGAGCGCAAGCAGGCAGAACACGACATCCCGGCGTGCGTGACGGATGTGATTTCGGCATTGCTGTATGCCGGTTCGTTACCGCTGGCGGACGGCGCTACTTACGTGTTTCCGCTGGCCGACGGCAGCGACACGGTCGACGTAAAGCTGCACGTGCAGGGCCGTGAGCAGGTGAAGACGCAAGCGGGGACGTTCCGCGCGGTGAAGACCGAGCCGGAGGCGAACAAGGGCGTGCTGAAAGAACGCGGGCGCGTATGGGTGTGGTTCACCGACGATGCTCAGCGCATTCCGGTGCAGATGCGGGCACGGCTGTTCTGGGGGACGCTGACGTTCAAGCTGCTGCGGGTGGAGAAATAG
- a CDS encoding isoprenylcysteine carboxylmethyltransferase family protein — protein MSANTASSSAGAQPQPGAWRRIARRIRVPLGFAFAVVYFWLAQPSAVSLAIGAAIAVAGLALRAAASGHVRKNAELTTSGPYAYTRNPLYLGSVIIAAGFAVAARSWWIAGLLAVMFAAIYWPVILGEEEFLRSQFAEFDDYARRVPRLLPRLRASAPRVSAENRGANVGHHEGGPNMGHPEIGAGGGFSRELYVKHREYNALIGAAAMLAALAAKMIWIR, from the coding sequence GTGAGCGCGAACACGGCTTCGTCGAGCGCCGGCGCGCAGCCGCAACCGGGCGCGTGGCGGCGGATCGCGCGGCGCATCCGCGTGCCGCTGGGATTTGCTTTCGCGGTCGTGTACTTCTGGCTGGCGCAGCCTTCGGCCGTGTCGCTGGCGATCGGCGCGGCCATCGCCGTTGCGGGCCTGGCGCTGCGCGCGGCGGCTTCCGGACACGTGCGCAAGAACGCCGAGCTGACCACCAGCGGTCCGTATGCCTACACGCGCAATCCGCTGTACCTGGGCTCGGTCATCATCGCGGCGGGATTCGCGGTCGCGGCGCGGAGCTGGTGGATCGCCGGTCTGCTGGCGGTGATGTTCGCGGCGATTTACTGGCCGGTGATTCTGGGCGAAGAGGAATTTCTGCGGTCGCAGTTTGCCGAGTTCGACGACTACGCGCGCAGGGTCCCCAGGCTGCTGCCGCGGCTGCGGGCATCAGCGCCCCGCGTGAGCGCCGAAAATCGCGGCGCGAACGTGGGGCACCATGAGGGCGGCCCGAACATGGGGCACCCGGAAATCGGCGCCGGTGGCGGCTTTTCGCGCGAACTGTACGTGAAACATCGCGAGTACAATGCGCTCATCGGCGCGGCGGCGATGCTGGCCGCGCTGGCGGCGAAGATGATCTGGATACGATGA
- a CDS encoding glycosyltransferase family 9 protein, protein MQPAAPFLEQESGAEAHIARGGECASASGKRIQRILIVRLGSMGDIIHTLPAISLLRRLFPGASLGWVIEARWAELLVSRGEFYGASAVRPEKPLVEAVHVVDTAAWRKSLLAADTRDRLRAVLRQVRGEHYDLAIDFQSAIRSAAAAMLSGAPQRFGFSRAIETPASLFYTRRFEWSGTHVVAQNASLAIESARAVNASGSGNVLPREHGFELPRDARQDAWASDELARRGVGSFVLMNPGAGWGAKCWPAERFAAVARALRMHGLTSLVNHGPGEEALAAAVAEQSGGAAQTLACGIGQLIALTRRARLCVGGDTGPTHLAAALGVPVVGIYGPTDPARNGPYGSASIVLRSPESVTSHARRADPELGMLQIQAEDVIAAARQLLASARMERR, encoded by the coding sequence ATGCAGCCCGCGGCGCCGTTTCTCGAGCAGGAGTCCGGCGCGGAGGCGCACATCGCGCGCGGCGGGGAGTGCGCCAGCGCAAGCGGGAAGCGCATCCAGCGCATCCTCATCGTTCGCCTGGGCTCGATGGGCGACATCATCCACACGCTGCCGGCGATTTCGCTGCTGCGGCGCCTTTTCCCGGGCGCGTCCCTGGGCTGGGTAATTGAAGCCCGGTGGGCTGAGCTGCTGGTGAGCCGGGGCGAGTTTTACGGGGCCAGCGCAGTGCGTCCCGAGAAGCCGCTGGTCGAAGCGGTGCACGTGGTGGACACGGCGGCGTGGCGGAAGTCGCTGCTCGCGGCCGACACGCGCGACCGCCTGCGGGCGGTGTTGCGGCAGGTGCGCGGCGAGCACTACGACCTGGCAATCGATTTCCAGAGCGCGATCCGCTCGGCGGCGGCGGCCATGCTCTCCGGCGCGCCGCAACGCTTTGGGTTTTCGCGGGCCATCGAAACGCCGGCGAGCCTGTTCTACACGCGGCGGTTCGAGTGGTCGGGAACGCACGTGGTGGCGCAGAACGCGTCGCTGGCCATCGAATCGGCCAGGGCTGTGAATGCTTCCGGAAGCGGGAACGTTCTCCCCCGGGAACACGGATTCGAATTGCCGCGCGATGCGCGGCAGGATGCCTGGGCCAGCGACGAACTGGCGCGGCGCGGCGTGGGCAGTTTTGTGTTGATGAATCCCGGGGCGGGCTGGGGAGCCAAGTGCTGGCCGGCGGAGCGCTTTGCCGCCGTGGCGCGGGCGCTACGCATGCACGGGCTCACGTCGCTGGTGAATCACGGGCCGGGCGAGGAGGCGCTGGCCGCGGCCGTGGCGGAGCAGAGCGGGGGCGCGGCGCAGACGCTGGCGTGCGGCATCGGCCAACTGATCGCGCTCACGCGGCGCGCGCGGCTCTGCGTGGGAGGCGACACCGGCCCGACGCACCTGGCGGCGGCGCTCGGAGTCCCCGTGGTGGGCATCTACGGACCGACCGATCCGGCGCGCAACGGGCCGTATGGCTCGGCGAGCATCGTGCTGCGGAGTCCGGAGAGCGTGACGTCGCACGCGCGGCGAGCCGATCCGGAGCTGGGGATGCTGCAGATCCAGGCCGAAGATGTGATCGCGGCGGCGCGGCAGTTGCTGGCGAGCGCGAGGATGGAGCGGCGGTGA
- a CDS encoding adenylyltransferase/cytidyltransferase family protein — protein MKQNEKLYDRAGIRRRVQEWRRQGQRITLANGNFDLPHVGHVRYLKAAARLGGKLVVAVNDDASVRALKGEGRPLMPAEERAEIVAALSAVDAVVIFSEPDVRALISELRPDFHAKGTDYTAESVPERDDVIANGGQVVIVGDPKDHSTSEMIRKLKNSGAAASRRK, from the coding sequence ATGAAACAAAACGAAAAACTCTACGACCGCGCCGGCATACGGCGGCGGGTGCAGGAGTGGCGGCGCCAGGGGCAGCGCATTACCTTGGCCAACGGCAACTTTGACCTGCCGCACGTGGGGCATGTGCGCTATCTAAAAGCGGCGGCCAGGCTGGGCGGCAAGCTCGTGGTCGCGGTGAACGACGACGCCAGCGTGCGCGCGCTCAAGGGCGAGGGGCGTCCACTGATGCCGGCCGAGGAGCGCGCCGAAATTGTTGCGGCGCTGAGCGCGGTTGACGCGGTGGTGATTTTTTCGGAGCCGGATGTGCGCGCGCTGATCTCGGAACTCCGCCCGGATTTTCACGCCAAGGGGACCGACTACACGGCCGAGAGCGTGCCCGAACGCGACGACGTGATCGCGAACGGCGGTCAAGTCGTGATCGTCGGCGATCCCAAGGACCATTCCACGAGCGAAATGATCCGCAAACTCAAGAACTCCGGCGCGGCCGCGAGCAGGCGCAAATAA